The Thermoplasmata archaeon genome includes the window TTTGCGGTCGCACACGATGGAATCGAGGTGGACCGCGTCCGTGTTCACGACTACGGTCCGCGCACCATGGATCCCGAGGCGGTGCAGCCGCGCCACGGAGTTGCCGCCGCCTCCCCCGCATCCGATGACGAGGACCTTGGGCTTGCCGAAGTCGAAGGAGTCGAGGAACGCCTGGTTCCCTGTCCGCTGGACCGTCTCGATGCCCATCCCTGGTTCCCATCCCGGACCGGTGGCGGCCGGCCATGCGTTGCACCCGCGTGCGGGTGCGCCATCTCCCCTAGCGGTCGGCTCCCTCGATGGCCTTGTGGAGGCGCCGTCGGACGTACTCCCGGACCGCGTTGCGGACCGCGTCCTCCACGGACACGGAGTCGCCCGACTTCACGAGCTGCTGGAGGTCCACCACGTTGCCTTTGGGCAGCTCGATCATGAGCTTGCGAATGTAATCGGGTGCGAACTGAACGTCGATGAAGCGGTCGATCGCCGCGCGGATGGCATCGGAGATCGTGGGGTAGGTCCCGCTCTTGACCAGGGATTGGAGGGCTTGAATCTTATCGGGCGGAATGCGGATCGTGACGCGCTCGGATTCCTGGGGCATGAGGGTCCCTGGCCTACGTCCGACAGACTCTATAGTTTTGTCTGACAATCGTATGGCAATCACGC containing:
- a CDS encoding CopG family transcriptional regulator, with product MPQESERVTIRIPPDKIQALQSLVKSGTYPTISDAIRAAIDRFIDVQFAPDYIRKLMIELPKGNVVDLQQLVKSGDSVSVEDAVRNAVREYVRRRLHKAIEGADR